The genomic stretch CGTCGTCCTGGGGCTGAAATGGCTCTCTGCGCTGATTATGCTCCTGCTTCTCCACCGCTCAAAAGCCCAGTCAAAATTTTGGCGGTACTGGGTAACAGTGAAGGCATTGATGTTCAGGCCGATCGCGCAGTCCTAGAGCAGTTGCCAGGAGCCAGGGTGACTTTGCTAGAGAAACCTCGTCGCCAGCAGCTCACTGAACAGTTGTGGAGTCAGCCGTGGGATATCCTGTTTTTTGCGGGCCATAGTTCTAGTGAGGAACGTGGACAAATCCAAATTAATGACAGCGAAACGCTCTCCCTAGATCAGCTCCGTTATGCGTTAAAAGCAGCAGTCCGTAACAATCTGAAGCTAGCCATTTTCAACTCTTGCGATGGTTTAGAACTGGCTCGACATCTAGCAGATTTAGGCATTCCGCAGGTCATTGTGATGCGAGAACCTGTACCTGATCCCGTGGCTCAGGCATTCTTGCGCTATTTTTTGCAAGCTTTTGCCCAAGGTCAGTCGTTATATTTGTCGGTGCGTCAAGCGAGAGAACAGCTACAAGGGATGGAAGGAGACTTTCCCTGTGCTTCTTGGTTGCCTGTCCTCTGCCAAAATCCAGTGGAGTCTCCTTTGGCATGGCCTGTGGTCAGAAAACCCTATCGTCTTGCCAAAACATTGTTTGGAGGGGCGATCGCGGCTCTCTGTACCGGAATGTTGCAGCCGACTCCCCCCTTGCCAACACCTTGGGCCAACCGCATCAGCTTAGGCGACAAAATTTTAGTCCGGGCGATCGCCACACCCGCTAAGGAAGCAGGGGTTAAAGCATTTCGCACTCAACAATTTGGCTGGGCCGCGAAGCAGTTTCAAGCCTCTCTGGAGCAACAACATAACGATCCAGAAACCTTAATCTACTTAAATAATGCTCGCATCGCTAACCAAGTAGCAGTCAGAATTGTGGTTAGCGTGCCGATTGGTAGCAACCTGAATGTCGCTCAAGAGATTCTTCGGGGCGTGGCTCAAGCTCAAGATGAGATCAATCATCGAGGTGGAATTCGGGGGCAACTTCTACAAGTGGCGATCGCAGATGATGAGAACCAACCAGAGATCGCTCGCCAAATTGCCACAGCGCTAGTCAAGGATACACAGACCCTAGCCGTGGTGGGGCATAACGCCAGTGATGCTTCTGTGGCTGCTGCTCCCATTTATGACCAGGGAGAGTTGGTGATGCTCTCTCCTACGAGTTTCTCGGACAAGCTCTCTTCTAGCGGCAAATATATTTTTCGCATGGTGCCGAGCATTCGGTTCATTGCTGATGCCCTGGCTCGCTATGCGATTAAAACCGACTATAAAGCCAAGATTGCCATCTGTTCTGATACGGCTGCGGTAGACAATGAATCTTTTCGCAATCAATTCACAGCGGCGGTTTTTGACGATGGCGGACAGTTTATCAATGTGCCTTGCGACTTCTCTGCCCCAGATTTCGATGCGGAAACCGCGATCGCGACCATTATTAGTAGTGGCGCTGACAGCATCCTCTTGGCTCCCCATGTCGATCGCATTAATAAAGCCGTGGAGATGGCACGAGCTAACCAAGGGCGTTTAACCTTAATCGGCAGTCCCACGTTGTATACGGCTCAAACGTTGCAAGCGGGGCAAAGCACAGTCAGTGGCTTAGTGTTGCCTGTACCTTGGCATCCTGGATTTTTAGTCAAAAACGCTTTTCTCCGCGAAGCTCAACAGCTGTGGGGTGGCTCGGTGAACTGGCGTACCGCTATG from Trichocoleus desertorum ATA4-8-CV12 encodes the following:
- a CDS encoding ABC transporter substrate-binding protein encodes the protein MSKLVVFKFGEGSFAQGFPVMLQIGEEGQPSAIEVRGRFPAAPDIPRLYQHWQKVYYRLGGMRIEVPPAQVTNVSTVTECDQAAQKLRASLIHWWSQASVRDLREQVQEEVQRHETARVIVQTQDLLLRKLPWHLWALFERRPGAEMALCADYAPASPPLKSPVKILAVLGNSEGIDVQADRAVLEQLPGARVTLLEKPRRQQLTEQLWSQPWDILFFAGHSSSEERGQIQINDSETLSLDQLRYALKAAVRNNLKLAIFNSCDGLELARHLADLGIPQVIVMREPVPDPVAQAFLRYFLQAFAQGQSLYLSVRQAREQLQGMEGDFPCASWLPVLCQNPVESPLAWPVVRKPYRLAKTLFGGAIAALCTGMLQPTPPLPTPWANRISLGDKILVRAIATPAKEAGVKAFRTQQFGWAAKQFQASLEQQHNDPETLIYLNNARIANQVAVRIVVSVPIGSNLNVAQEILRGVAQAQDEINHRGGIRGQLLQVAIADDENQPEIARQIATALVKDTQTLAVVGHNASDASVAAAPIYDQGELVMLSPTSFSDKLSSSGKYIFRMVPSIRFIADALARYAIKTDYKAKIAICSDTAAVDNESFRNQFTAAVFDDGGQFINVPCDFSAPDFDAETAIATIISSGADSILLAPHVDRINKAVEMARANQGRLTLIGSPTLYTAQTLQAGQSTVSGLVLPVPWHPGFLVKNAFLREAQQLWGGSVNWRTAMSYDATQTVFMGLQQQPTRKGLRDTLRSPDFLVEGASGKIQFLPSGERRIVPGIGVLVKVQPSAKAPLRYEFALLKP